A single region of the Leisingera thetidis genome encodes:
- the hisB gene encoding imidazoleglycerol-phosphate dehydratase HisB, with product MRTAKVTRQTAETDISVEINLDGTGVYDNRTGVGFFDHMLDQLARHSLIDMTIRAKGDYHIDDHHTVEDTGIALGQALVQALGDKTGIRRYGECHLPMDDAQVRCALDLSARPFLIWNVALPTQKIGAFDTELVREFFQALSTHGGITLHIDQLHGFNSHHIAEAAFKAVARALRLAVETDPRKADAIPSTKGAL from the coding sequence ATGCGTACCGCCAAAGTGACCCGCCAGACCGCGGAAACCGATATCTCGGTCGAGATCAACCTCGACGGCACCGGGGTTTACGACAACCGGACCGGGGTCGGCTTCTTTGACCACATGCTGGACCAGCTGGCGCGCCATTCGCTGATCGACATGACCATCCGCGCCAAGGGCGATTACCACATCGACGACCACCACACGGTGGAGGACACCGGCATCGCGCTGGGTCAGGCGCTGGTGCAGGCGCTGGGGGACAAGACCGGCATCCGCCGCTATGGCGAGTGCCACCTGCCGATGGACGACGCGCAGGTGCGCTGCGCGCTGGACCTGTCGGCGCGCCCCTTCCTGATCTGGAACGTGGCGCTGCCGACCCAGAAGATCGGCGCGTTCGACACCGAGCTGGTGCGGGAGTTCTTCCAGGCGCTCAGCACCCATGGCGGCATCACCCTGCACATCGACCAGCTGCACGGGTTCAACAGCCACCACATTGCCGAGGCCGCCTTCAAGGCGGTGGCCCGTGCCCTGCGGCTGGCGGTGGAGACCGACCCGCGCAAGGCGGATGCGATCCCGTCGACCAAAGGGGCGCTGTGA
- a CDS encoding Lrp/AsnC family transcriptional regulator has protein sequence MSTCVFVQIRCKPGTTYKVAEEIALREIHSELYSTSGNFDLLMKLYIPTGEDVGKYINDQLLQIEGIERSLTTMTYKVF, from the coding sequence ATGTCCACCTGCGTCTTTGTCCAGATCCGCTGCAAGCCCGGCACCACCTACAAGGTGGCCGAGGAAATCGCCCTGCGGGAAATCCACTCGGAACTCTATTCCACCAGCGGCAATTTCGACCTGCTGATGAAGCTTTACATCCCCACTGGCGAAGATGTCGGCAAATACATCAACGACCAGCTGCTGCAGATCGAGGGGATCGAGCGGTCCCTGACCACGATGACCTACAAGGTGTTCTGA
- a CDS encoding aminotransferase: MAPVIYPTTNFTATEQLCLDRGEGIYVYDTDGNKYIEGLAGLWCTSLGYSNTEVMDAITEQLHKLPFSHTFGGKTHAPIMALAEKLKAMVPVEDAYFFFGNSGSDANDTHVKMLRYYFNAIGKPEKRKIITRERGYHGVTVAAGSLTSLPANLAHFDAPLEALSILRSDSPHYYTGRQGNETEEQFVDRIIGNLEQQILAEGPDTIAAMIVEPITGASGVIVPPEGYYEKLQALLRKHGIPVWADEVITGFGRTGADFGCTTMGIKPDLMTFAKQLSSAYFPISASVIPGWMYEAMIAQTNEVGVFGHGYTYSGHPAACAAALKTLEIYERDNLFEHAADVGAYMQAQLRGIFTDHPLVGEVRGKGLIAALELVSNKTTGASFDKGAAGATAQKACEANGLIIRAVAGNAVALCPPIIITRAEVDDMLARLKKAVDTTYADLKDKGLIAA; the protein is encoded by the coding sequence ATGGCCCCAGTGATCTATCCCACCACCAATTTCACCGCGACCGAGCAGCTGTGCCTGGACCGCGGCGAAGGCATCTATGTCTATGACACGGACGGCAACAAATACATCGAAGGCCTGGCGGGCCTGTGGTGCACCTCGCTGGGTTACAGCAACACCGAGGTGATGGATGCGATCACCGAGCAGCTGCACAAGCTGCCGTTCTCGCACACCTTCGGCGGCAAGACCCATGCGCCGATCATGGCCCTGGCCGAGAAGCTGAAGGCGATGGTGCCGGTGGAGGATGCCTATTTCTTCTTCGGCAATTCCGGCTCCGACGCCAATGACACCCATGTGAAGATGCTGCGCTATTACTTCAACGCCATCGGCAAGCCGGAGAAGCGCAAGATCATCACCCGCGAGCGCGGCTATCACGGGGTCACGGTGGCGGCAGGCTCGCTGACCTCGCTGCCCGCGAACCTGGCGCATTTCGACGCGCCGCTGGAGGCGCTGTCGATCCTGCGCTCGGATTCGCCGCACTATTACACTGGCCGCCAGGGCAACGAGACCGAAGAGCAGTTCGTGGACCGCATCATCGGCAACCTGGAACAGCAGATCCTGGCGGAAGGCCCCGACACCATCGCGGCAATGATCGTGGAGCCGATCACCGGCGCGTCGGGCGTGATCGTGCCGCCGGAAGGCTACTATGAGAAGCTGCAGGCGCTGCTGCGCAAACACGGCATCCCGGTCTGGGCTGATGAGGTCATTACCGGCTTCGGCCGCACCGGCGCCGATTTCGGCTGCACCACCATGGGCATCAAGCCGGATCTGATGACCTTCGCCAAGCAGTTGAGCTCGGCCTATTTCCCGATCTCCGCCTCGGTGATCCCCGGCTGGATGTACGAGGCGATGATCGCGCAGACCAACGAGGTCGGCGTGTTCGGCCACGGCTATACCTATTCCGGCCACCCGGCGGCCTGCGCCGCGGCGCTGAAGACGCTGGAAATCTATGAGCGCGACAATCTGTTCGAGCACGCGGCCGACGTGGGCGCCTACATGCAGGCGCAGCTGCGCGGGATCTTCACCGATCACCCGCTGGTCGGCGAGGTGCGCGGCAAGGGGCTGATCGCGGCGCTGGAGCTGGTGTCGAACAAGACCACCGGCGCCAGCTTTGACAAGGGTGCCGCGGGCGCCACCGCGCAGAAGGCCTGTGAAGCGAACGGGCTGATCATCCGGGCGGTGGCCGGCAATGCAGTGGCGCTCTGCCCGCCGATCATCATCACCCGCGCGGAAGTGGACGACATGCTGGCACGGCTGAAAAAGGCCGTCGACACCACCTATGCGGACCTGAAGGACAAGGGCCTGATCGCCGCCTGA
- a CDS encoding very short patch repair endonuclease has product MADTLTPERRSANMARIRAKDTKPEMLVRRLVHGLGYRYRLHRKDLPGKPDLVFGPRRKVIFVHGCFWHQHSCPAGRIPASRRSYWEPKLLRNKQRDAEQQAVLQAAGWQVLTIWECETKDRDALQNRLEAFLKNAE; this is encoded by the coding sequence ATGGCCGATACCCTGACACCGGAGCGGCGCAGCGCCAACATGGCAAGGATCCGCGCCAAGGACACCAAGCCGGAGATGCTGGTGCGGCGGCTGGTGCACGGGCTGGGCTACCGCTACCGGCTGCACCGCAAGGATCTGCCGGGCAAGCCCGACCTGGTGTTCGGGCCGCGCCGCAAGGTGATCTTTGTGCATGGCTGCTTCTGGCACCAGCACAGCTGCCCGGCCGGGCGCATTCCGGCGTCGCGCCGCAGCTACTGGGAACCCAAGCTGTTGCGCAACAAACAGCGCGACGCAGAGCAGCAGGCCGTGCTGCAGGCGGCGGGCTGGCAGGTGCTGACCATCTGGGAGTGCGAAACCAAGGACCGTGACGCCCTGCAAAACCGCCTTGAGGCTTTTCTCAAAAACGCGGAATAG
- a CDS encoding NaeI family type II restriction endonuclease, with protein MKQKLPGSLVLPGHPDFAILSELAEEITTRAGGALALEYDVPQMLRQCIDDVIMTPKTGRRAYEELEKTEKTYIGTRVEIELRALLRLRKGRLDTEILGRDVDIKHTMGGNWMIPTEALDCACLLVAADEVRARCYLGLIIARPEYLTAGQNKDAKRTISAEGFRHILWLFKDQPYPANFWRTADEAAVQQIFAGGTGNERMARLFRLIQGRPVPRDVVEAVAQQKDFMRRIRADGGHGTRDMLAREQIVLLEGQKDAQLIKALDLPPCPASAFISCRIESGYHARMVEQSRHHVEWPIP; from the coding sequence ATGAAACAGAAACTTCCCGGCAGCCTTGTTCTTCCCGGCCACCCGGATTTCGCCATCCTTTCCGAACTGGCGGAGGAGATCACGACCCGTGCGGGCGGGGCTTTGGCACTGGAATACGATGTGCCGCAGATGCTGCGCCAATGCATCGACGATGTGATCATGACACCCAAGACCGGGCGGCGCGCCTATGAAGAGCTGGAGAAGACTGAGAAGACCTATATCGGCACGCGGGTCGAGATCGAGCTGCGGGCGCTGCTGCGCTTGCGCAAGGGGCGGCTGGACACCGAGATCCTGGGCCGCGATGTTGACATCAAGCACACCATGGGCGGCAATTGGATGATCCCGACCGAGGCGCTGGACTGCGCCTGCCTGCTGGTGGCGGCGGATGAGGTCCGGGCGCGCTGCTATCTGGGGCTGATCATCGCGCGGCCCGAATACCTGACGGCCGGCCAGAACAAGGACGCCAAGCGCACCATCTCGGCCGAGGGGTTCCGCCATATCCTGTGGCTGTTCAAGGACCAGCCCTATCCTGCGAATTTCTGGCGGACGGCGGATGAGGCGGCGGTCCAGCAGATCTTTGCAGGCGGCACCGGCAATGAGCGCATGGCGCGGCTGTTCCGGCTGATCCAGGGGCGCCCGGTTCCCCGCGATGTGGTCGAGGCGGTGGCGCAGCAGAAGGATTTCATGCGCCGGATCCGCGCCGATGGCGGCCATGGCACCCGCGACATGCTGGCACGCGAGCAGATCGTGCTGCTGGAAGGCCAGAAGGATGCCCAGCTGATCAAGGCGCTGGACCTGCCGCCCTGCCCGGCCAGCGCCTTCATTTCCTGCCGGATTGAAAGCGGCTATCATGCCCGCATGGTGGAACAATCCAGGCATCACGTGGAATGGCCGATACCCTGA
- a CDS encoding DNA cytosine methyltransferase, translating into MLTSVELCAGAGGQALGLEAAGFDHTALVEIDKHCCATLRHNRPRWNVLEEDVRKFKDVAGDYKGIDLLAGGLPCPPFSVAGKQLGEKDERNLFDDAIEIVDATRPRAVMIENVRGFLDAVFHDYREKLKKQLSKLGYETDWRLLNASDFGVPQLRPRVAIVALRREFAGQFNWPEPLPHNPPTVGATLVDLMKERGWRGADDWAAKADEIAPTIVGGSKKHGGPDLGPTRARRAWAALGVEGRTIANEAPDPFHNDMPRLTVRMVARIQGFPDAWHFTGAKTNAYRQVGNAFPPPVAEAVARELKAAIAKPNLHAVRA; encoded by the coding sequence ATGCTGACATCGGTAGAACTATGCGCAGGTGCGGGCGGCCAGGCCCTCGGGCTCGAGGCGGCAGGCTTTGATCACACCGCGCTGGTCGAGATCGACAAGCATTGCTGCGCCACCCTGCGCCACAACCGTCCCCGGTGGAACGTGCTGGAGGAGGACGTGCGCAAGTTCAAGGACGTTGCGGGCGACTACAAGGGCATCGACCTGCTGGCGGGCGGCCTGCCCTGCCCGCCGTTTTCGGTGGCCGGCAAGCAGCTGGGCGAGAAGGACGAGCGCAACCTGTTCGATGACGCCATCGAGATCGTCGATGCAACCCGCCCCCGCGCAGTGATGATCGAAAACGTGCGCGGATTTCTGGATGCGGTGTTCCATGACTACCGCGAGAAGCTGAAGAAGCAGCTGTCCAAGCTGGGCTATGAAACCGACTGGCGGCTGCTGAATGCCTCCGATTTCGGGGTGCCGCAGCTGCGGCCGCGGGTGGCGATCGTGGCGCTGCGCCGCGAATTCGCGGGCCAGTTCAACTGGCCCGAGCCGCTGCCGCACAACCCGCCGACAGTGGGTGCGACCCTTGTCGACCTGATGAAGGAGCGCGGCTGGCGCGGGGCGGACGACTGGGCCGCCAAGGCCGATGAGATTGCGCCGACCATCGTCGGCGGCTCCAAGAAACACGGGGGGCCGGATCTGGGCCCGACCCGGGCGCGGCGCGCCTGGGCCGCATTGGGCGTCGAGGGACGCACCATCGCCAATGAGGCGCCGGACCCGTTCCATAATGACATGCCGCGCCTTACTGTGCGGATGGTGGCGCGCATCCAGGGCTTTCCGGATGCCTGGCATTTCACCGGTGCCAAGACCAATGCCTACCGCCAGGTCGGCAACGCCTTTCCGCCGCCGGTGGCGGAAGCGGTGGCGCGGGAGCTGAAGGCGGCGATTGCCAAGCCGAACCTGCATGCCGTGCGGGCGTAA
- a CDS encoding pyruvate carboxylase produces the protein MTDFKKILIANRGEIAIRVMRAANEMGKRTVAVYAEEDKLGLHRFKADEAYRIGEGMGPVAAYLSIDEIIRVAKECGADAIHPGYGLLSENPDFVDACARNGITFIGPKAETMRALGDKASARRVAIEAGVPVIPATEVLGDDMDAIRKEAAEVGYPLMLKASWGGGGRGMRPIHSEKELEEKVLEGRREAEAAFGNGEGYLEKMITRARHVEVQILGDKDGNIYHLYERDCSVQRRNQKVVERAPAPYLTEEQRAEICDLGRKICQHVNYECAGTVEFLMDMESGKFYFIEVNPRVQVEHTVTEEVTGIDIVQAQILIAEGKSIAEATGKSSQDEIRLHGHALQTRVTTEDPLNNFIPDYGRITAYRSATGMGIRLDGGTAYAGGVITRYYDSLLTKVTAWAPTPEKAIARMDRALREFRVRGVSTNIAFVENLLKHPTFLSNEYTTKFIDETPDLFQFKKRRDRGTKVLTYIADITVNGHPETEGRAAPAADLKEPRAPHAEPGNLPYGTRNLLEQKGAQAVADWMKAQRQLLLTDTTMRDGHQSLLATRMRSIDMIKVAPAYAQNLSQLFSVECWGGATFDVAYRFLQECPWQRLRDLRERMPNVMTQMLLRASNGVGYTNYPDNVVQEFVRQAAKTGVDVFRVFDSLNWVENMRVAMDAVVESGKVCEGTICYTGDILDPNRAKYDLKYYVGMAKEMEAAGAHILGLKDMAGLLKPAAARQLIKALKEEVGLPVHFHTHDTSGVAGATILAAADAGVDAVDAAMDAFSGGTSQPCLGSIVEALRNTDRDTGIDIAKVREISGYWEQVRAQYAAFESGLQAPASEVYLHEMPGGQFTNLKAQARSLGLEEKWADVAQTYADVNQMFGDIVKVTPSSKVVGDMALMMVSQGLTRAQVEDPATDVAFPDSVVDMMRGNLGQPPGGFPEGIVAKVLKGDAPNLERPGAHLAPVDLEAVRAELSKELEGFTVDDEDLNGYLMYPKVFLDYMGRHRQYGPVRTLPTRTFFYGMEPGEEITAEIDPGKTLEIRLQAISETDEKGEVKVFFELNGQPRVIRVPNRLVKASTQANPKAEAGNPNHVGAPMPGVVASIAVHPGQQVKEGDMLLTIEAMKMETGIHAERDAVVKAVHVQAGGQIDAKDLLIELE, from the coding sequence ATGACCGACTTCAAAAAAATCCTGATTGCCAACCGTGGTGAGATCGCCATCCGCGTGATGCGCGCCGCCAACGAGATGGGCAAGCGCACCGTCGCCGTCTATGCCGAGGAAGACAAGCTCGGCCTGCACCGGTTCAAGGCGGATGAAGCCTACCGGATCGGCGAGGGCATGGGCCCGGTCGCGGCGTATCTGTCGATCGACGAGATCATCCGCGTCGCCAAGGAATGCGGCGCCGATGCGATCCATCCGGGCTACGGCCTGCTGTCGGAGAACCCCGATTTCGTCGATGCCTGTGCGCGCAACGGCATCACCTTCATCGGCCCCAAGGCGGAAACCATGCGCGCGCTTGGCGACAAGGCCAGCGCCCGCCGCGTTGCGATCGAGGCCGGGGTGCCGGTGATTCCGGCCACCGAGGTGCTGGGCGACGACATGGACGCGATCCGCAAGGAAGCGGCTGAGGTCGGCTACCCGTTGATGCTGAAGGCGTCCTGGGGCGGCGGCGGCCGCGGCATGCGGCCGATCCACTCCGAAAAGGAGCTGGAAGAGAAGGTTCTGGAAGGCCGCCGCGAGGCGGAAGCCGCATTCGGCAACGGCGAGGGCTATCTGGAAAAGATGATCACCCGCGCCCGCCACGTCGAGGTGCAGATCCTGGGCGACAAGGACGGCAACATCTACCACCTGTATGAGCGCGACTGCTCGGTGCAGCGCCGCAACCAGAAAGTGGTGGAGCGCGCCCCGGCCCCCTATCTGACCGAGGAACAGCGTGCCGAGATCTGCGACCTGGGCCGCAAGATCTGCCAGCATGTGAACTATGAATGCGCGGGCACCGTCGAATTCCTGATGGATATGGAATCCGGCAAGTTCTACTTCATCGAAGTGAACCCGCGGGTGCAGGTGGAGCATACCGTGACCGAAGAGGTCACCGGCATCGACATCGTGCAGGCGCAGATCCTGATCGCCGAGGGCAAGAGCATTGCCGAAGCGACCGGCAAGTCCAGCCAGGATGAGATCCGCCTGCACGGCCACGCGTTGCAGACCCGGGTGACCACCGAGGATCCGCTGAACAACTTCATCCCCGATTACGGCCGCATCACCGCCTACCGCTCGGCCACCGGCATGGGCATCCGCCTGGACGGCGGCACGGCTTACGCGGGCGGCGTGATCACCCGCTATTATGACTCGCTGCTGACCAAGGTGACCGCCTGGGCGCCGACGCCGGAGAAGGCGATTGCCCGCATGGACCGCGCGCTGCGCGAATTCCGGGTGCGCGGTGTCAGCACCAACATCGCGTTTGTCGAGAACCTGCTGAAGCACCCGACCTTCCTGTCGAATGAATACACCACCAAGTTCATCGACGAGACGCCGGACCTGTTCCAGTTCAAGAAGCGGCGCGACCGCGGCACCAAGGTGCTGACCTACATCGCCGACATCACCGTGAACGGCCACCCGGAGACCGAAGGCCGCGCGGCGCCCGCCGCCGACCTGAAGGAGCCGCGCGCGCCGCATGCGGAGCCGGGCAACCTGCCCTATGGCACCCGCAACCTCTTGGAGCAGAAGGGTGCGCAGGCGGTGGCCGACTGGATGAAGGCGCAGCGCCAGCTGCTCTTGACCGACACCACCATGCGCGACGGCCACCAGTCGCTGCTGGCGACCCGGATGCGTTCGATCGACATGATCAAGGTGGCGCCGGCCTATGCGCAGAACCTGAGCCAGCTGTTCTCGGTCGAATGCTGGGGCGGTGCGACCTTCGACGTGGCCTACCGCTTCCTGCAGGAATGCCCCTGGCAGCGCCTGCGCGATCTGCGCGAGCGGATGCCGAACGTGATGACCCAGATGCTGCTGCGCGCCTCCAACGGCGTCGGCTACACCAACTACCCGGACAACGTGGTGCAGGAATTCGTGCGCCAGGCGGCGAAAACCGGCGTTGACGTGTTCCGCGTCTTCGACAGCCTGAACTGGGTCGAGAACATGCGCGTCGCGATGGACGCGGTGGTCGAGAGCGGCAAGGTCTGCGAAGGCACCATCTGCTATACCGGCGACATCCTGGACCCGAACCGTGCCAAGTACGACCTGAAGTATTATGTCGGCATGGCCAAGGAGATGGAAGCGGCCGGCGCCCATATCCTGGGCCTGAAGGACATGGCGGGCCTCCTGAAGCCTGCCGCTGCCCGCCAGCTGATCAAGGCGCTGAAGGAAGAGGTCGGCCTGCCGGTCCACTTCCACACCCACGACACCTCGGGCGTGGCCGGTGCCACCATCCTGGCGGCGGCCGACGCCGGCGTCGATGCGGTGGATGCAGCGATGGATGCGTTCTCGGGCGGCACCTCGCAGCCCTGCCTCGGCTCCATCGTCGAAGCCCTGCGCAATACCGACCGCGACACCGGCATCGACATCGCCAAGGTGCGCGAGATCTCCGGTTACTGGGAGCAGGTGCGGGCGCAGTACGCAGCGTTCGAGAGCGGTCTGCAGGCGCCGGCCTCCGAAGTCTATCTGCACGAGATGCCGGGCGGCCAGTTCACCAACCTGAAGGCGCAGGCGCGTTCCCTGGGGCTTGAGGAGAAATGGGCCGACGTGGCGCAGACCTATGCCGACGTGAACCAGATGTTCGGCGATATCGTCAAGGTGACGCCGTCCTCCAAGGTGGTTGGCGACATGGCGCTGATGATGGTCAGCCAGGGCCTGACCCGGGCGCAGGTGGAGGACCCGGCAACCGACGTGGCCTTCCCCGACTCGGTGGTCGACATGATGCGCGGCAACCTGGGCCAGCCCCCGGGCGGCTTTCCCGAAGGCATCGTTGCCAAGGTGCTGAAGGGCGACGCGCCGAACCTGGAGCGCCCGGGCGCGCATCTGGCGCCGGTCGACCTGGAAGCGGTGCGCGCGGAGCTCAGCAAGGAGCTGGAAGGCTTTACCGTCGATGACGAGGACCTGAACGGCTACCTGATGTACCCGAAGGTATTCCTGGACTACATGGGCCGCCACCGCCAGTACGGGCCCGTTCGCACCCTGCCGACCCGCACCTTCTTCTATGGCATGGAGCCGGGCGAGGAGATCACCGCCGAGATCGATCCGGGCAAGACCCTGGAAATCCGTCTGCAGGCAATCTCCGAGACCGACGAGAAAGGCGAGGTGAAGGTGTTCTTCGAGCTGAACGGCCAGCCCCGCGTGATCCGGGTGCCGAACCGTCTGGTCAAGGCCTCGACCCAGGCCAACCCCAAGGCCGAAGCCGGCAACCCGAACCATGTCGGCGCGCCGATGCCGGGTGTCGTCGCCAGCATTGCAGTGCATCCGGGCCAGCAGGTGAAAGAGGGCGACATGCTGCTGACCATCGAGGCGATGAAAATGGAAACCGGCATCCACGCCGAGCGCGACGCGGTGGTGAAAGCCGTCCACGTTCAGGCCGGTGGCCAGATCGATGCCAAGGACCTGCTGATCGAGCTGGAATAA
- a CDS encoding alpha-hydroxy acid oxidase gives MDLHQRYPGLEDLKRRAERRLPRFVWDYLDSGTGAEAARARNRAGLDRTGFLPSVLHGPMEPDLSAPFLGTGYPLPFGAAPVGMSGLIWPDAEGILARSAAAAGIPFCLSTVASQSPEDLAPHLGNHAWFQLYPPKDEAIRADLLARARHAGVRTLVLTVDVPAASRRERQTRSGLTQPPRLSARLLAQIARRPAWALGMARRGLPRMRTLDKYIAAPQAGLPPTAHIGYLLRTSPDWEYVHWLRRNWDGPFIIKGVLRAADAKRLEEAGADAVWVSNHGGRQFDGCPAAIDLLPQIRAAVAIPLIFDSGIEGGLDILRALALGADFVMLGRAFHYALAALGAGGPAHLIDILARDMQANMSQLGLSKLSGARGLQLRKPV, from the coding sequence ATGGACCTGCATCAGCGTTATCCCGGCCTCGAAGACCTGAAACGCCGCGCCGAACGGCGGCTGCCGCGGTTTGTCTGGGACTATCTGGACAGCGGCACCGGTGCAGAGGCCGCCCGCGCGCGCAACCGCGCGGGCCTCGACCGGACCGGATTCCTGCCCTCCGTCCTGCACGGGCCGATGGAGCCGGACCTCTCGGCGCCGTTCCTGGGCACGGGCTACCCGCTGCCTTTCGGGGCGGCTCCGGTGGGCATGTCCGGCCTGATCTGGCCGGATGCCGAAGGCATCCTGGCCCGCAGCGCCGCTGCCGCGGGGATCCCCTTTTGCCTGTCCACCGTGGCCAGCCAGTCGCCCGAGGACCTGGCGCCGCACCTGGGAAACCACGCCTGGTTCCAGCTGTATCCGCCCAAGGACGAGGCCATCCGCGCCGATCTGCTGGCGCGGGCGCGGCATGCCGGGGTCCGCACGCTGGTGCTGACGGTGGATGTGCCCGCCGCCTCGCGCCGCGAGCGGCAGACCCGCTCCGGCCTGACCCAGCCGCCGCGGCTGAGCGCGCGGCTGCTGGCGCAGATCGCGCGGCGCCCGGCCTGGGCGCTTGGCATGGCGCGCCGGGGGCTGCCGCGGATGCGCACGCTGGACAAATACATCGCCGCGCCGCAGGCCGGCCTGCCGCCGACGGCCCACATCGGCTACCTGCTGCGCACCTCGCCCGATTGGGAGTATGTGCATTGGCTGCGGCGCAACTGGGATGGCCCTTTCATCATCAAGGGGGTGCTGCGCGCCGCGGATGCCAAGCGGCTGGAGGAGGCCGGCGCCGATGCGGTCTGGGTGTCCAACCATGGCGGGCGGCAGTTCGACGGCTGCCCGGCCGCCATCGACCTGCTGCCGCAGATCCGCGCCGCGGTGGCCATTCCGCTGATCTTCGACAGCGGCATCGAAGGCGGGCTGGACATTCTGCGGGCGCTGGCCCTGGGCGCGGACTTCGTCATGCTGGGCCGCGCCTTCCACTATGCGCTGGCCGCGCTTGGCGCGGGCGGCCCGGCCCATCTGATCGACATCCTGGCCAGGGACATGCAGGCCAATATGAGCCAGCTTGGGCTGTCAAAGCTGAGCGGCGCGCGCGGCCTGCAGCTGCGCAAACCGGTCTGA
- a CDS encoding sensor domain-containing diguanylate cyclase: MTRNLKSSLADNVRGLSLILVLIAAAAVSGWAVLAVPEPIVDRMLEADMRKQAELWQRRVILHMADPEATFEGGRIQPGDARALSLLPAETDVFLFRLLTSDGQIFWSTRPEEIGEYEVNAFFSSIVARGETYYHHQARAAFEVDGFPLHASGYDSSILRDIAEVYVPLMHNGHFDGAIDFHTDITGLRDTFIRRARLSLAVLTSIALLAMTIAVYVVFRTNRFSMDQMRQRNETERSILDEQLRLAREVQLLGELNEWLQSSRSLDELFEMVAHFMTHILPAAEGSVYVYSNSRDVLDGCASWNGGSHKDHIHPGECWGLRRGRTYEFGTSGIDFVCAHAEPHDGRSYYCFPILAHGETVGLMHLRATTGTTQEFAASKRLAQTCAEQISMAIANVRMRDQLHDQSVRDPLTGLFNRRHMTETLRKSINASQASGQRLSIVSIDVDHFKKFNDTHGHDAGDMVLRAVGSVLEQACDGDEAACRPGGEEFTLILPGLSQEDVMTRAELLRQGVEDVVVRYGEKALPRITISLGIAHYPAHGTMPQDLLRASDEALYDAKAKGRNQICVAAAAAPAPRNPSARPDPGGAQDGDSGAAA, translated from the coding sequence ATGACAAGGAATTTGAAATCCAGCCTCGCCGACAACGTCCGCGGCCTGTCCCTGATCCTTGTCCTGATTGCTGCCGCGGCGGTGTCTGGCTGGGCTGTTCTGGCTGTTCCCGAACCGATTGTCGACCGGATGCTGGAAGCCGACATGCGCAAGCAGGCCGAACTGTGGCAGCGGCGGGTCATCCTGCATATGGCCGATCCGGAGGCCACCTTCGAAGGCGGGCGCATTCAGCCCGGGGATGCCCGCGCGCTGTCTTTGCTGCCGGCGGAAACGGATGTCTTCCTGTTCCGCCTGCTCACCTCCGACGGGCAGATCTTCTGGTCCACCCGGCCGGAGGAAATCGGAGAATACGAGGTCAACGCCTTTTTCAGCAGCATCGTGGCCCGGGGCGAAACCTATTATCACCATCAGGCGCGCGCCGCCTTCGAGGTGGACGGGTTCCCGCTTCATGCCAGCGGTTATGATTCCAGTATTCTGCGCGACATAGCCGAGGTCTATGTGCCGTTGATGCACAATGGCCATTTCGACGGCGCCATCGATTTTCACACCGACATCACCGGGCTGCGGGACACCTTCATCCGCCGCGCCCGGCTGTCGCTGGCGGTGCTGACATCGATTGCGCTGCTTGCCATGACCATTGCGGTCTATGTGGTTTTCAGAACCAACAGGTTCAGCATGGACCAGATGCGCCAGCGCAATGAAACCGAGCGCAGCATTCTGGACGAGCAGCTGCGGCTGGCGCGCGAGGTCCAGCTGCTGGGGGAGCTGAACGAATGGCTGCAGTCGAGCCGCTCGCTGGATGAGCTGTTCGAGATGGTTGCCCACTTCATGACCCATATCCTGCCGGCGGCGGAAGGCAGCGTCTATGTCTACTCCAACTCGCGCGATGTGCTGGACGGCTGCGCCAGCTGGAACGGCGGCAGCCACAAGGATCACATCCACCCCGGGGAATGCTGGGGGCTGCGCCGGGGCCGGACCTATGAATTCGGCACCTCGGGGATCGATTTTGTCTGCGCGCACGCGGAGCCGCATGACGGCCGGAGCTATTACTGCTTTCCGATCCTGGCCCATGGCGAGACCGTCGGCCTGATGCATCTGCGCGCGACCACCGGCACCACCCAGGAATTTGCCGCCAGCAAGAGGCTGGCGCAGACCTGCGCCGAGCAGATCTCGATGGCGATTGCCAATGTGCGGATGCGCGATCAGCTGCACGACCAGTCGGTGCGCGATCCGCTGACCGGGCTGTTCAACCGCCGCCACATGACGGAAACCCTGCGCAAGAGCATCAATGCCAGCCAGGCCAGCGGCCAGCGGCTGAGCATTGTGTCGATCGACGTGGACCACTTCAAGAAATTCAACGACACCCATGGCCATGATGCCGGCGACATGGTGCTGCGCGCGGTGGGGTCGGTGCTGGAGCAGGCCTGCGACGGCGACGAGGCGGCCTGCCGCCCCGGCGGCGAGGAGTTCACGCTGATCCTGCCCGGCCTCAGCCAGGAGGATGTGATGACCAGGGCCGAACTGCTGCGCCAGGGCGTCGAGGACGTGGTGGTGCGCTATGGCGAAAAGGCGCTGCCGCGGATCACCATTTCGCTGGGCATTGCGCATTATCCGGCGCATGGCACCATGCCCCAGGACCTGCTGCGCGCCTCCGACGAGGCCCTGTATGACGCCAAGGCCAAAGGCCGCAACCAGATCTGCGTTGCCGCAGCTGCGGCCCCTGCCCCCCGCAATCCATCTGCGCGGCCGGACCCCGGCGGCGCGCAGGACGGGGACAGCGGCGCGGCTGCATAA